The following proteins are co-located in the Candidatus Methylomirabilota bacterium genome:
- a CDS encoding fused MFS/spermidine synthase: MKKRPRQGPDDHPGGGLWPRVWPLLVAFLSGWVIMMLEILGGRVLAPYFGYSVYQWGALIGVVMAALAGGYFLGGRVGDTPYALRFLLGALVVSSLYVFLVPPLGTSLLPYVRRYGPAWGAVVGSAVLLGLPSVLLAVVSPIVVRLTLTTRIADTAGRVYAVSTLGSIAGTFFTAFYAIPVLGTRASHYVAGTLLALAGVTLAVAWRRFGYGVAAALLLVSWALPAPPPAPGIIFEDESIHNIIQVVDQPAARYLYLNYQDGPQTVMLKDSVLVGSYYDYFLLGPLMNGGRKVLFLGAAGGTSVKQLVTVYPDVEVVGVELDGKVIEVAKKFFGLDGHPRVRLVEQDARFYLESARERYDVIDIDLYVTGHVPFFCTTREFFQLAKDRLTERGLVMMNVLSIQAGDDLIAPFVRTVQSVFPSVFLIGNGNFILIASKAPVEEAGLRRLLETAPAPATAREVANRAVASFRAAVAGPEWPIFTDDRNDVEFRTFKMFYGQY; this comes from the coding sequence ATGAAGAAGAGGCCGCGCCAGGGCCCTGACGATCATCCGGGCGGGGGCCTCTGGCCGCGCGTGTGGCCGCTGCTGGTGGCGTTCCTCTCGGGATGGGTCATCATGATGCTCGAGATCCTCGGCGGCCGGGTCCTGGCGCCCTACTTCGGCTACTCCGTCTACCAGTGGGGGGCGCTCATCGGCGTGGTGATGGCCGCGCTGGCCGGTGGCTACTTCCTGGGCGGCCGGGTCGGTGACACGCCCTACGCGCTCCGCTTCCTCCTCGGCGCGCTCGTCGTCTCCAGCCTCTACGTCTTCCTGGTGCCGCCGCTGGGGACCTCGCTGCTGCCGTACGTTCGCCGCTACGGTCCGGCGTGGGGCGCGGTCGTCGGCAGCGCCGTCCTCCTGGGGCTGCCCTCGGTGCTGCTGGCCGTGGTCTCGCCCATCGTCGTGCGGTTGACGCTGACGACCCGGATCGCCGACACCGCCGGGCGCGTGTACGCCGTGTCGACGCTGGGGAGCATCGCCGGCACGTTCTTCACCGCCTTCTACGCCATTCCGGTGCTGGGCACGCGCGCCAGTCACTACGTCGCCGGCACGCTGCTGGCGCTGGCGGGAGTGACCCTGGCGGTCGCCTGGCGGCGGTTCGGCTACGGCGTGGCGGCGGCGCTCCTGCTGGTGTCCTGGGCCCTGCCGGCCCCGCCGCCGGCGCCGGGGATCATCTTCGAGGACGAGTCCATCCACAACATCATCCAGGTGGTGGACCAGCCGGCGGCCCGTTACCTCTACCTCAACTACCAGGACGGTCCCCAGACCGTCATGCTGAAGGATTCGGTGCTGGTGGGGAGCTACTACGACTACTTCCTCCTGGGGCCGCTCATGAACGGCGGCCGGAAGGTGCTCTTCCTGGGCGCCGCCGGCGGCACGTCGGTGAAGCAGCTCGTCACCGTCTACCCCGATGTCGAAGTGGTCGGCGTCGAGCTCGACGGCAAAGTCATCGAGGTGGCCAAGAAGTTCTTCGGCCTGGACGGCCACCCCCGGGTCCGCCTCGTCGAGCAGGACGCGCGCTTCTACCTGGAATCCGCGCGCGAGCGCTACGACGTGATCGACATCGACCTCTACGTCACCGGCCACGTCCCCTTCTTCTGCACGACCCGCGAGTTCTTCCAGCTCGCCAAGGACCGGCTGACCGAGCGCGGGCTCGTCATGATGAACGTGCTGTCGATCCAGGCCGGCGACGATCTGATCGCGCCCTTCGTCCGCACCGTGCAGTCGGTGTTCCCGAGCGTCTTTCTCATCGGGAACGGGAACTTCATCCTCATCGCCAGCAAGGCGCCCGTGGAGGAGGCGGGCCTGCGGCGCCTGCTGGAGACGGCGCCCGCGCCGGCCACGGCCCGGGAGGTCGCGAATCGAGCGGTGGCGAGCTTTCGCGCCGCGGTGGCCGGCCCCGAGTGGCCGATCTTCACGGACGACCGGAACGACGTGGAGTTCCGGACCTTCAAGATGTTCTACGGCCAGTACTGA
- a CDS encoding ABC transporter ATP-binding protein yields the protein MKITLRDLSKRFGSTVAVDRLSLEVREGELVSLVGGSGCGKTTTLRMIAGFEAPDAGEIWFDDRPVVGVPPRKRGLGIVFQSYALFPTMTVAENIAFGLRLARWPEARTRERVGEMIELTKLGGLEARYANQLSGGQQQRVALARALARKPLALLLDEPLSALDAKIRLRLRGEIRKIQQDVGITTVYVTHDQEEALSIADRIAVMRDGRIEQIGPPEEIYAAPRTGFVADFIGISNLLPCRVRSAAQGVLEWEGERLRARLPGRTDGERVMLSVRPEKLHLLAGGATGTEANRLQGVVEVITFLGPVVRVEVTVHGRPLWVDVSHAGGRALERKKPVTLTFATDDAVVLAPSDSGGDTIAR from the coding sequence GTGAAGATCACGCTGCGCGACCTCAGCAAGCGCTTCGGCTCGACGGTGGCCGTGGACCGGCTCTCCCTGGAGGTCCGCGAGGGCGAGCTCGTCTCGCTGGTGGGCGGCTCAGGCTGCGGCAAGACCACGACGCTGCGCATGATCGCGGGATTCGAGGCGCCCGACGCGGGGGAGATCTGGTTCGACGATCGCCCGGTCGTCGGCGTGCCGCCGCGCAAGCGGGGGCTGGGCATCGTCTTTCAGTCCTACGCCCTCTTCCCGACCATGACGGTGGCCGAGAACATCGCTTTCGGCCTGCGTCTGGCGCGGTGGCCCGAGGCCCGAACCCGCGAGCGGGTCGGCGAGATGATCGAGCTGACCAAGCTCGGGGGGCTGGAGGCCCGCTACGCCAACCAGCTCTCCGGCGGCCAGCAGCAGCGGGTGGCCCTGGCCCGGGCGCTGGCCCGCAAGCCCCTGGCTCTCCTGCTGGACGAGCCGCTGTCGGCGCTGGACGCCAAGATCCGGCTGCGGCTGCGCGGCGAGATCCGCAAGATCCAGCAGGACGTCGGCATCACGACCGTCTACGTCACCCACGACCAGGAAGAGGCGCTGTCCATCGCCGACCGTATCGCGGTGATGCGCGACGGACGGATCGAGCAGATCGGCCCGCCAGAGGAGATCTACGCGGCGCCGCGCACCGGTTTCGTCGCCGACTTCATCGGCATCTCCAACCTCCTGCCGTGCCGCGTCCGCTCCGCGGCCCAGGGTGTCCTGGAGTGGGAAGGGGAGCGGCTGCGGGCCCGTCTCCCGGGCCGGACCGACGGCGAGCGGGTGATGCTTTCGGTGCGGCCCGAGAAGCTTCATCTCCTGGCCGGGGGCGCGACCGGGACCGAGGCCAACCGCCTCCAGGGCGTGGTCGAGGTCATCACGTTCCTGGGGCCGGTCGTGCGCGTGGAGGTGACGGTCCACGGACGCCCCCTCTGGGTGGACGTCTCCCATGCCGGGGGGCGCGCGCTCGAGCGCAAGAAGCCCGTCACCCTCACCTTCGCCACCGACGATGCGGTCGTCCTGGCGCCGTCCGACTCCGGAGGGGATACGATCGCGCGATGA
- a CDS encoding ABC transporter permease subunit: MSLPLTRAPAALRTRWVQGELLVTAVAAAVLLLLGTFVVWPVVKVLWMSVVGPAGLTLGHYREFFSTWRLLRILLNSLAVAAVSTVLTVLLALVLAYAVTRTTMPGKRFVSLMSLLPLISPPFLVSLAFILLFGRNGMVTRWLGLGWSIYGFHGIVMAQVFTFLPPAYILLANVLGNIDTALEEAAENLGAGPLTTLRRVTLRLARPGLASAALIVFILCMTDFGNPILVGGRYNVLATEIYSEVIGLNDFASAATMSVVLIVPCLIAYLLNAYWVGSASYVTVSAGASTVARPTPALIRWPLFVLSGGIALFIAVIYGLIPLGSFVRLWGSDWSLALTHYAFRSTAEGAWPIWNSVKLAAVSGVAGTALALVTAYVIERKRPPGARAIEFLSLLPAALPGTVIGVGYILAFNVPPLYLTGTLWILVSSVVFWKFPVAVLAGINALKQIDPAIEEAAVSLGAGSVRTFARVVLPLLTGTAFSIFVYFFINGMVTVSAVVFLIYPGFNLGSVAILNQVENGYPGVACALGTIILGIVIGTILLLRALVGGERVAILKT; this comes from the coding sequence ATGAGTCTGCCCCTCACCCGCGCGCCGGCGGCGCTCCGGACGCGGTGGGTCCAGGGCGAGCTGCTCGTCACGGCGGTGGCGGCGGCCGTCCTGCTGCTCCTGGGGACCTTCGTCGTCTGGCCGGTGGTGAAGGTGTTGTGGATGAGCGTGGTCGGCCCGGCCGGCCTGACGCTGGGCCACTACCGGGAGTTCTTCAGCACCTGGCGCCTGTTGCGGATCCTCCTCAACAGCCTGGCGGTGGCGGCGGTCTCGACCGTCCTCACCGTCCTGCTGGCCCTGGTGCTGGCCTACGCGGTGACGCGGACGACGATGCCCGGCAAGCGGTTCGTGTCGCTGATGAGCCTGCTGCCGCTGATCTCCCCGCCGTTCCTCGTCTCACTGGCCTTCATCCTGCTCTTCGGCCGCAACGGCATGGTGACGCGGTGGCTGGGGCTCGGCTGGTCCATCTACGGCTTCCACGGCATCGTCATGGCCCAGGTGTTCACGTTCCTGCCCCCGGCCTACATCCTGCTGGCCAACGTGCTGGGGAACATCGACACCGCGCTGGAAGAGGCGGCCGAGAACCTGGGGGCGGGTCCGCTCACCACGCTCCGGCGCGTGACGCTGAGGCTGGCCCGGCCGGGCCTGGCCTCGGCGGCGCTGATCGTCTTCATCCTCTGCATGACCGACTTCGGCAACCCCATCCTCGTCGGCGGCCGCTACAACGTGCTGGCGACGGAGATCTACTCCGAGGTCATCGGGCTGAATGACTTCGCCTCGGCGGCGACGATGAGCGTCGTCCTCATCGTGCCGTGCCTGATCGCGTACCTCCTCAACGCCTACTGGGTCGGGTCGGCGTCCTACGTGACGGTCTCGGCGGGCGCGAGCACGGTGGCGCGGCCCACCCCCGCGCTCATCCGCTGGCCGCTGTTCGTCCTCTCCGGTGGGATCGCGCTGTTCATCGCGGTCATCTACGGGCTCATCCCCCTCGGCTCCTTCGTGCGGCTGTGGGGGAGCGACTGGTCGCTCGCGCTCACGCATTACGCCTTCAGGTCCACCGCGGAGGGCGCCTGGCCCATCTGGAACAGCGTCAAGCTGGCGGCCGTCTCCGGCGTGGCCGGCACCGCGCTGGCGCTCGTCACCGCCTACGTGATCGAGCGCAAGCGCCCCCCGGGCGCGCGGGCCATCGAGTTCCTGAGCCTGCTGCCGGCGGCGCTGCCGGGCACCGTCATCGGGGTCGGGTACATCCTCGCCTTCAACGTGCCGCCGCTCTATCTCACGGGGACCCTCTGGATCCTGGTATCGAGCGTGGTCTTCTGGAAGTTCCCCGTCGCGGTGCTGGCCGGCATCAACGCGCTCAAGCAGATCGACCCCGCCATCGAGGAGGCCGCGGTGAGCCTGGGGGCCGGCAGCGTGCGCACCTTCGCGCGCGTCGTGCTGCCGCTGCTGACCGGCACCGCCTTCTCGATCTTCGTCTACTTCTTCATCAACGGGATGGTCACCGTGAGCGCCGTGGTCTTCCTCATCTATCCGGGGTTCAACCTGGGTTCGGTGGCGATCCTCAACCAGGTCGAGAACGGCTACCCCGGCGTGGCCTGCGCGCTCGGCACCATCATCCTCGGCATCGTCATCGGCACGATCCTGCTCCTGCGCGCGCTGGTCGGCGGCGAGCGGGTGGCGATCCTGAAAACGTAG
- a CDS encoding NUDIX hydrolase, with protein MWAILRAMNGPWTYLASSPRYTRGHLTLREDVWRLPDGRQAVYPVLAVGITVGVLPFVDDRRVLLVRQYRHLQREHSWELPGGGARPGEDPLAAAQRELREEGGYRAERCVFLTRFYPSNAYLDEIAYCYAAWGLTPDPLPADDDEFMERRIVALDEAVRMALEGAITESVSKVTLLQYAAGHRP; from the coding sequence GTGTGGGCTATACTGCGCGCGATGAACGGGCCGTGGACTTACCTGGCCTCGTCCCCGCGCTACACGCGCGGGCATCTCACACTGCGCGAGGACGTCTGGCGGTTGCCCGACGGACGCCAGGCCGTCTATCCCGTGCTGGCGGTGGGGATCACCGTGGGCGTCCTGCCCTTCGTGGACGACCGGCGTGTGCTCCTCGTCCGCCAGTACCGCCACCTGCAGCGGGAGCACTCCTGGGAGCTGCCGGGAGGCGGCGCTCGGCCCGGGGAAGATCCCCTCGCCGCCGCCCAGCGCGAGCTGCGCGAGGAGGGCGGCTACCGCGCCGAGCGTTGCGTCTTCCTCACCCGCTTCTATCCGTCGAACGCCTATCTCGACGAGATCGCCTACTGCTATGCGGCCTGGGGCCTCACGCCCGATCCGCTGCCCGCCGACGACGACGAGTTCATGGAGCGCCGGATCGTGGCGCTCGACGAGGCCGTCCGCATGGCGCTGGAGGGCGCGATCACAGAATCGGTCTCCAAGGTGACGCTGCTCCAGTACGCCGCCGGCCACCGCCCGTGA
- a CDS encoding ABC transporter substrate-binding protein, giving the protein MRRTLRLLLALGLLSALRPVGGEAAEERLVIYTAYEENELKDFWEQFRKDLPDLAAKAAYIRGSTGPTMARIEAERANPQADVVWGVFNDYLTGAARKGLLETYAAKESDKIAARFKHPENMWQGVTLLTAAFAVNQRKMAELKLAPPKSWADLVDPRYRGHIVMSNPSTSGLAYLLLASHATRLGEDRMWQYYDALDKNLSQVTKSGGAPGRMAASGETPIGIALAYEIEVARKQGAPIDVIHPSDGVAWTFEGNALVKGAKNPQNARRFLDWAISRSAMGAYATWRGTGLTRTDVPVSGPKITEMHLINLDFAKAGDPEYKDRLVKKWLERYSR; this is encoded by the coding sequence ATGCGACGAACTCTGAGGCTCCTGCTGGCGCTCGGGCTCCTGTCGGCGCTGCGCCCCGTCGGCGGCGAGGCCGCCGAGGAGCGGCTCGTGATCTACACGGCCTACGAGGAGAACGAGCTGAAGGACTTCTGGGAGCAGTTCAGGAAGGATTTGCCGGATCTTGCCGCCAAGGCTGCCTACATCCGCGGATCGACCGGACCGACGATGGCGCGGATCGAAGCGGAACGCGCCAATCCCCAGGCCGATGTTGTCTGGGGCGTCTTCAACGACTATCTGACCGGCGCCGCCCGCAAAGGGCTGCTGGAAACGTACGCGGCCAAGGAGTCCGACAAGATCGCCGCGCGCTTCAAGCACCCCGAGAACATGTGGCAGGGTGTGACGCTCCTCACGGCGGCCTTCGCCGTCAACCAGAGGAAGATGGCGGAGCTCAAGCTGGCACCCCCGAAGTCGTGGGCCGACCTCGTCGATCCCCGCTACCGCGGCCACATCGTCATGTCCAACCCGTCCACGTCCGGCCTGGCCTATCTCCTGCTGGCGAGCCACGCCACCCGGCTGGGCGAGGACCGGATGTGGCAGTACTACGACGCGCTCGACAAGAACCTCTCGCAGGTGACCAAGTCCGGGGGCGCGCCGGGGCGCATGGCCGCCTCCGGCGAGACCCCCATCGGCATCGCGCTGGCCTACGAGATCGAGGTCGCCCGCAAGCAGGGGGCGCCCATCGACGTCATCCACCCCTCCGACGGCGTGGCCTGGACGTTTGAGGGCAACGCCCTGGTGAAGGGGGCCAAGAATCCCCAGAACGCCCGGCGGTTCCTGGACTGGGCGATCTCCAGATCGGCCATGGGCGCCTACGCCACCTGGCGGGGCACGGGCCTGACCCGCACCGACGTCCCGGTCAGCGGCCCGAAGATCACGGAGATGCACCTCATCAACCTCGATTTCGCGAAGGCCGGCGATCCCGAGTACAAGGACCGGCTCGTCAAGAAGTGGCTGGAGAGGTACTCCCGCTGA
- a CDS encoding nucleoside 2-deoxyribosyltransferase yields MGRLTVARVRLYLAGPLGFSEAGRAFYHGRLLPLVEGLGYDVIDPWALTDPQRLEAVRSIPDGPERRAAWRRLNHEIGETNRRAIEQADGVLAVLDGPDVDSGTAAEIGFAFAQSKPIVGYRGDVRITADNEGALVNLQVEYFILAGGGAIVTGLDELESALRSIFG; encoded by the coding sequence ATGGGCCGACTCACCGTGGCCCGGGTGCGGCTCTACCTCGCCGGTCCGCTGGGATTCTCCGAGGCCGGGCGCGCCTTCTATCACGGCCGGCTCCTGCCCCTCGTCGAAGGGCTCGGCTACGACGTCATCGACCCGTGGGCCCTTACCGATCCGCAGAGGCTCGAGGCGGTGCGCAGCATCCCGGACGGCCCCGAGCGGCGCGCGGCCTGGCGGCGGCTCAATCACGAGATCGGCGAGACCAACCGCCGCGCCATCGAGCAGGCGGACGGCGTGCTGGCCGTGCTGGACGGGCCTGACGTGGACAGCGGCACCGCGGCGGAGATCGGCTTCGCGTTCGCCCAGAGCAAGCCGATCGTCGGCTACCGGGGCGACGTCCGAATCACCGCCGACAACGAGGGCGCCCTCGTCAATCTCCAGGTCGAGTACTTTATCCTCGCTGGCGGCGGCGCCATCGTGACGGGGCTCGACGAGCTGGAGAGCGCGCTCCGGAGCATCTTCGGCTGA
- a CDS encoding fused MFS/spermidine synthase, which yields MTPRRARIVGGLLLAATLTGPGAAGSDVRAAGASERETLVYETRSEFSHIRIRDRGSRRSLYFIRDSGEEVLETSIDLGAPYLLQVAYTRLMFMSFLYRPQPGACLVVGLGGGAMVRFLNHFFAEVRVDVVDIDPVIVAVAEKYFGTGPRPGTRIFVEDGFEYLRRTSERYDVIYMDAFLKPGAGTDATGVPLRLKTIEFFRSLQRRLQPGGLVVFNVNASHETETDIANIQAAFPSVDVFRVPGTGTIVVVGSIAESKPSDRELRERARALDRRRDHGFSFERLVEYRGP from the coding sequence GTGACGCCGCGGCGCGCGCGGATCGTGGGCGGCCTGTTGCTCGCCGCCACGCTGACGGGGCCGGGCGCCGCCGGGAGCGACGTCCGGGCGGCCGGCGCCTCCGAGCGGGAGACCCTGGTCTACGAGACCCGCTCCGAGTTCTCGCACATCCGGATTCGTGATCGGGGCTCCCGCCGGAGCCTCTACTTCATCCGGGACAGCGGTGAAGAGGTCCTGGAGACCTCCATCGACCTCGGCGCCCCCTACCTGCTCCAGGTCGCGTACACGCGGCTGATGTTCATGAGCTTCCTCTACCGGCCCCAGCCGGGGGCGTGCCTCGTCGTCGGTCTGGGGGGCGGCGCGATGGTGCGCTTTCTCAACCACTTCTTCGCCGAGGTGCGTGTGGACGTCGTGGACATCGATCCGGTGATCGTCGCCGTCGCCGAGAAGTACTTCGGGACCGGCCCCCGCCCGGGCACGCGGATCTTCGTCGAGGACGGCTTCGAGTACCTGCGGCGGACGAGCGAGCGCTACGACGTCATCTATATGGACGCGTTCCTCAAGCCCGGGGCCGGGACCGACGCGACGGGCGTCCCCCTGCGGCTCAAGACGATCGAGTTCTTCCGGAGCCTCCAGCGCCGTCTGCAACCCGGTGGCCTCGTCGTCTTCAACGTCAACGCCAGCCACGAGACCGAGACCGACATCGCCAACATCCAGGCCGCCTTCCCCAGCGTGGACGTCTTCCGCGTCCCGGGGACGGGGACGATCGTGGTCGTCGGGTCGATCGCCGAGAGCAAGCCGAGCGACCGCGAGCTTCGCGAGCGCGCCCGGGCCCTCGACCGCCGGCGCGACCATGGCTTTTCCTTCGAGCGCCTGGTGGAGTACCGTGGCCCCTGA
- a CDS encoding methyltransferase domain-containing protein, with the protein MRALHPDPYRDVDAQPDPTRFAESLEERGRTPSQVRLRQRFLRFMPVRSGDAVLEVGCGTGVVLRDLAARVGVRGRVAGVDQSRWLVRAATGILRRHPLRRRIALRVAAGGRLPFAAGRFDATLAVTVLLHVAQPLPVVKEMARVTRPGGLVAVQDQDFGTVAVTHPDRALTERIMAGVAARLYEEPWSGRRLPGLLRAAGLGRVRLLTDVYQDTTLEPYTKSFLERRGENAVRFGIVDERTAQGWLDGLTALVAQEAFVLTMNYYGAVGTKPPASRNRRRPR; encoded by the coding sequence ATGAGGGCGCTCCACCCGGATCCCTATCGCGACGTCGACGCCCAGCCCGATCCCACCCGCTTCGCCGAGTCGCTGGAGGAGCGCGGGCGCACGCCGAGCCAGGTCCGGCTGCGCCAGCGGTTCCTCCGCTTCATGCCCGTCCGCTCCGGCGACGCCGTGCTGGAGGTCGGCTGCGGCACCGGGGTTGTCCTGCGCGACCTGGCGGCGCGCGTCGGTGTCCGCGGCCGCGTCGCCGGCGTGGATCAGAGCCGATGGCTCGTGCGCGCCGCCACCGGCATCCTGCGCCGCCATCCGCTCCGCCGCCGGATCGCCCTGCGCGTCGCCGCCGGCGGGCGGCTGCCGTTCGCGGCGGGGCGTTTCGACGCGACGCTGGCGGTGACGGTGCTGCTGCACGTGGCCCAGCCGCTCCCGGTCGTGAAGGAGATGGCGCGGGTCACCCGGCCGGGCGGCCTCGTCGCCGTGCAGGACCAGGACTTCGGCACGGTCGCGGTGACCCATCCCGATCGCGCCCTCACCGAGCGGATCATGGCCGGCGTCGCCGCCCGCCTGTACGAGGAGCCGTGGAGCGGTCGGCGGCTGCCCGGGCTCCTGCGCGCGGCCGGCCTGGGGCGGGTGCGGCTCCTGACCGACGTGTACCAGGACACCACGCTGGAGCCGTACACGAAATCGTTCCTGGAGCGGCGCGGGGAGAACGCCGTGCGGTTCGGCATCGTGGACGAGCGGACGGCCCAGGGCTGGCTGGACGGGCTCACCGCTCTGGTCGCCCAGGAGGCCTTCGTGCTCACGATGAATTACTACGGCGCCGTCGGCACAAAGCCGCCCGCCTCCCGCAACCGCCGACGTCCCCGATGA
- a CDS encoding SDR family NAD(P)-dependent oxidoreductase, producing MTLEGRTALVTGAARGIGLAVTERLLREGARVALVDRDVEAVKAATTRLGPGATAIVADVTVTADVERAVHAPVERWGRLDIVVNNAGITGRSYPIWELSDDDWHQVIACDLTSVFLVCRAAIRLMLATGGGRIVNVASIAGKEGNPTLVPYSAAKAGVIGLTKALAKEVATRGIYVNAVAPAVIGTELLTQMTKETVDMLIAKIPMGRVGRPEEVAALVAWLASDECSFSTGAVYDLSGGRATY from the coding sequence ATGACGCTTGAAGGACGCACCGCTCTGGTCACCGGCGCCGCCCGCGGCATCGGGCTCGCCGTCACCGAACGTCTCCTGCGCGAGGGCGCGCGGGTCGCTCTCGTGGACCGCGACGTCGAGGCCGTGAAGGCCGCCACGACCCGACTGGGGCCCGGGGCCACCGCGATCGTGGCCGACGTCACCGTCACCGCCGACGTGGAGCGGGCCGTCCACGCCCCCGTCGAGCGCTGGGGCCGCCTGGACATCGTCGTCAACAACGCCGGGATCACCGGGCGGTCGTACCCCATCTGGGAGCTGAGCGACGACGACTGGCACCAGGTCATCGCCTGCGACCTCACCAGCGTCTTCCTCGTCTGTCGGGCGGCCATCCGGCTGATGCTGGCCACGGGCGGCGGCCGCATCGTCAACGTCGCGTCGATCGCCGGCAAGGAGGGCAACCCCACGCTGGTGCCCTACTCGGCGGCCAAGGCGGGCGTCATCGGCCTCACCAAGGCGCTGGCCAAGGAAGTGGCCACCAGGGGAATCTACGTGAACGCGGTGGCGCCGGCGGTGATCGGCACCGAGCTGCTCACGCAGATGACGAAGGAGACGGTGGATATGTTGATCGCCAAGATCCCGATGGGGCGGGTCGGCCGGCCCGAGGAGGTGGCGGCGCTGGTGGCCTGGCTCGCCTCCGACGAATGCTCGTTTTCGACGGGCGCCGTCTACGACCTCTCGGGGGGTCGCGCCACCTACTAG
- a CDS encoding M28 family peptidase: protein MRPARVRLGSLVAVVLGLAFGAEAASSIDAGRAWRDLERIVGFGPRPSGSAALDRTREYIVGELRKVGVRVRTQSFVAPTALGPVRMANLIAEIPGRRAEAILLGGHYDTKYYPNLRFVGANDGGSSTALLLELARSLAGVPREYTVWVAFLDGEEDRDPLFNRAGLHGSRHLVQELARTGELRRLRAAIVVDMIGDRDLDIRQDAGSAPWLNDLLWTAARRLGYGRHFLDDRIAMEDDHVPFLQAGVAATLLIDYTYGRTADGRGFWHTPEDTLDKLSPRSLQVVGDVLLGALPEIEAALRRR, encoded by the coding sequence ATGAGACCCGCGCGCGTCCGGCTGGGGTCGCTGGTCGCCGTCGTCCTCGGCCTGGCCTTCGGGGCGGAGGCCGCCTCGTCGATCGACGCCGGCCGCGCCTGGCGCGACCTCGAAAGGATCGTGGGCTTCGGACCGCGGCCGTCGGGGTCGGCCGCGCTCGACCGCACGCGGGAGTACATCGTGGGGGAGCTCAGAAAGGTCGGCGTCCGCGTCCGGACCCAGTCGTTCGTCGCGCCCACGGCCCTGGGGCCCGTCCGCATGGCCAACCTCATCGCCGAAATTCCGGGCCGGCGGGCGGAGGCGATCCTGTTGGGTGGGCACTACGACACGAAGTACTATCCCAACCTGCGCTTCGTCGGCGCCAACGACGGGGGATCGAGCACCGCCCTGCTCCTCGAGCTGGCCCGTAGCCTGGCCGGCGTCCCCCGCGAGTACACGGTCTGGGTCGCCTTCCTCGACGGCGAGGAGGACCGCGATCCCCTGTTCAACCGGGCCGGGCTGCACGGCTCCCGCCACCTGGTCCAAGAGCTCGCCAGGACCGGCGAGCTGAGGCGCCTGCGGGCGGCGATCGTGGTCGACATGATCGGCGACCGCGACCTGGACATCCGCCAGGACGCCGGCTCGGCCCCCTGGCTGAACGATCTCCTGTGGACGGCGGCGCGGCGCCTGGGGTACGGACGTCATTTTCTCGATGACCGGATCGCCATGGAGGACGACCACGTGCCCTTTCTTCAGGCCGGCGTCGCGGCGACGCTCCTGATCGACTACACCTACGGCCGCACCGCCGACGGGCGTGGCTTCTGGCACACCCCGGAAGATACGCTGGACAAGCTCTCCCCGCGAAGCCTCCAGGTCGTCGGCGACGTGCTCCTGGGCGCGTTGCCGGAGATCGAGGCGGCGCTCCGACGGCGGTGA
- a CDS encoding tetratricopeptide repeat protein, with protein sequence MRSSEASTSRRRPMRSWPRPSSIGWSAISVGLAAQGAGDYAAARAAYDESLALARELDYKRMIARALTQLGEVARLEGNLTEARSLFERTIPMWRENRHGTGLVDSLRGLGDVARLEGGFAAAQLLLEESLSVCREIGARPGIAAALQSLADLAGARRDVEGAKGHYREALTLWGEMEHPDGIARCTQGLAKAEVVEGRLDLAAVLLGESEALRDQIGAIVPPVERPHYDRVMATTRDTLGETVFLEKWNEGQKLGRRAAALGVGRLLG encoded by the coding sequence ATGCGATCGTCGGAGGCTTCCACCTCTCGCCGGCGCCCGATGAGATCGTGGCCAAGACCGTCGAGCATAGGGTGGTCGGCTATCAGCGTCGGACTGGCTGCTCAAGGGGCGGGAGACTATGCGGCCGCGCGCGCCGCGTACGACGAGAGCCTCGCCCTCGCGCGCGAGTTGGATTACAAGCGGATGATCGCCCGTGCCCTCACTCAGTTGGGTGAGGTCGCCCGGCTGGAAGGGAACCTGACCGAGGCCAGATCATTGTTCGAGCGGACCATTCCGATGTGGCGCGAAAACAGACACGGGACCGGGTTAGTCGATAGCCTGCGCGGGCTCGGGGACGTCGCTCGACTGGAGGGTGGCTTTGCAGCGGCCCAGTTGCTCCTCGAGGAGAGCCTCTCCGTCTGTCGCGAGATCGGCGCCCGGCCTGGGATTGCAGCGGCGCTGCAAAGCCTGGCGGATCTGGCTGGAGCTCGGAGGGATGTCGAGGGCGCGAAGGGCCATTACCGCGAGGCCCTGACCTTGTGGGGTGAGATGGAGCATCCCGACGGGATCGCCCGATGCACGCAAGGATTGGCGAAGGCCGAGGTGGTTGAGGGCCGGTTGGACCTGGCGGCGGTCCTGTTGGGCGAGTCGGAAGCGCTGCGGGACCAGATCGGGGCGATCGTGCCCCCGGTCGAGCGGCCGCACTATGACCGTGTGATGGCCACTACACGGGATACGCTCGGCGAAACCGTGTTCCTGGAGAAGTGGAACGAGGGGCAGAAACTCGGTCGGCGAGCGGCGGCTCTTGGGGTAGGGCGGCTCTTGGGGTAG